One window of the Runella slithyformis DSM 19594 genome contains the following:
- a CDS encoding D-alanyl-D-alanine carboxypeptidase/D-alanyl-D-alanine-endopeptidase encodes MLRPLHAYFLTSCCCLLLISCASSQPKTIVQSPQAANRWRDPVANSPVFRQSHTGFALYDIEKQETVAEYQSDRYFTPASNTKLFTLYAGLSLLGDSLPALRYTTKGDSLIFWGTGDPNLLHPDMPSSRVFDLLKNWNGHLFYYPHNYIGKRLGPGWSWGDYADYYQAEITPLPLYGNVVRFTNSNVSPRIFKDSLRAAGWSDEFKLSRDEFRNAFFSTGWPTKSFTEDVPFLTSARLTAQLLADTLKKEVRIFPKVPLGHTFSTLYGLPADTLYRRMLHVSDNMFAEQVMLMCATQLDTDNAGTEIRQSIDYVKKQLLTDLPDEPIWEDGSGLSRYNLFTPRSIVALLQKIYAKVPDQQRLFGLMAIGGKAGTLKNQYKSKEPFVFAKTGSLSNVYCLSGYLKTKKGKILIFSIMNNNYIVKTAEIRRETERILTEVYEKY; translated from the coding sequence ATGTTGCGCCCTTTACACGCCTATTTTCTTACTTCCTGTTGTTGTCTTTTACTGATAAGCTGCGCCTCGTCGCAACCTAAAACAATCGTACAAAGCCCTCAAGCTGCCAACAGATGGCGCGATCCGGTGGCCAATTCGCCCGTTTTTCGCCAAAGCCATACCGGATTTGCACTGTATGACATTGAAAAGCAGGAGACGGTCGCTGAGTACCAATCCGACCGTTATTTCACTCCTGCTTCCAATACCAAACTGTTTACCCTGTATGCCGGTCTGAGCCTCCTGGGCGACTCCCTGCCGGCACTGCGTTACACCACCAAAGGCGATTCACTGATCTTCTGGGGGACCGGCGACCCCAATCTGCTGCACCCGGATATGCCTTCGAGCCGCGTTTTTGACCTTTTAAAAAACTGGAACGGGCACCTTTTTTACTACCCGCACAATTATATCGGCAAGCGACTGGGACCGGGCTGGTCGTGGGGAGATTATGCCGACTACTACCAAGCCGAAATCACGCCGCTTCCCCTGTACGGAAATGTGGTACGTTTTACCAACAGCAACGTCAGTCCGCGTATTTTTAAGGACAGTCTCCGGGCCGCCGGTTGGTCTGATGAGTTCAAGCTGTCACGCGATGAATTCAGAAACGCATTTTTTTCTACCGGATGGCCGACAAAATCATTTACCGAAGATGTTCCGTTTTTGACCTCAGCAAGACTGACCGCCCAACTGCTGGCGGATACGCTCAAAAAGGAGGTACGGATTTTCCCGAAAGTACCGCTCGGCCATACCTTTTCTACCCTGTATGGCCTGCCGGCAGATACACTCTACCGTCGGATGCTGCACGTCAGCGATAACATGTTTGCCGAGCAGGTCATGCTGATGTGTGCGACCCAACTGGATACCGACAACGCAGGCACAGAAATCAGGCAAAGCATTGATTACGTCAAAAAACAATTGCTGACCGACCTGCCCGACGAACCTATTTGGGAAGATGGCTCCGGATTATCGCGGTATAATCTCTTTACGCCCCGGTCCATTGTTGCATTATTGCAAAAGATCTACGCGAAGGTTCCCGATCAGCAACGCCTCTTCGGGCTGATGGCCATCGGCGGCAAAGCAGGTACCCTCAAAAATCAGTATAAATCAAAGGAGCCGTTTGTGTTTGCCAAAACCGGTTCATTGTCAAATGTATATTGCCTGAGCGGTTATTTAAAGACCAAGAAAGGAAAGATATTGATTTTCAGCATAATGAACAACAACTACATCGTTAAAACGGCCGAAATCCGTCGGGAAACGGAGCGAATTTTAACGGAAGTGTATGAGAAATATTAA
- a CDS encoding nucleotidyltransferase domain-containing protein: MNSRAKRVGTQLKKELFQLYGNNPASLILFGSYARGDFDEESDTDFAIVLRDEALSPTSEILRITPFSTPIQIENDILISLLPVSEKRLLTSKQPVYPSIRSEGVKI, translated from the coding sequence ATGAATAGTAGAGCAAAACGGGTAGGAACTCAGCTAAAAAAAGAGCTATTTCAACTTTACGGCAACAATCCGGCCTCATTGATTCTGTTCGGTTCTTATGCCCGAGGCGATTTTGATGAAGAATCCGACACGGACTTCGCCATTGTTCTCCGTGACGAGGCTCTATCTCCTACGTCCGAAATTCTCCGTATCACGCCGTTTTCTACACCGATTCAAATTGAAAACGATATTTTAATCTCTCTTCTACCTGTTTCGGAAAAACGACTTCTAACATCTAAACAACCTGTTTATCCATCCATTCGTTCTGAAGGTGTAAAAATATGA
- a CDS encoding DUF2252 domain-containing protein encodes MNAIEHIKHYNAGRNALLLAHKYERMTEGLYRFFRATSHLFYADLAQHFTASDTSRVWGCGDLHLQNFGTYKAENRLVYFDMNDFDEAMLLPITWELSRMLVSIHLATEELDLEENESATLIRAFLDSYTKTLATGKPIDIERRTATGMLQVFMEKLEKRRRKDLIKERTVKVDSDRKLNVDNEKVIGLSPERKAAVETMVMDWQQQHPNPFFKRICDVGLRVTGTASLGLERYVLLVESPNEKLYLLDLKEARHSVLKPYIQLDQPFWPTEAQRIVEIQRRVNNVLPTLFNSITYGPKSYVLKELQPEQDKFDFNEWDGELETLETLIRTMGTLTASGHLRSAGRQGSSIADELIAFAQESKWQQELIFYCQAYPTKVHQDYFDFCEAYEEGFFEE; translated from the coding sequence ATGAACGCAATCGAACACATAAAACACTACAACGCGGGCCGTAATGCGCTTTTGCTGGCGCATAAGTATGAGCGAATGACCGAAGGTCTGTACCGATTTTTTCGAGCTACGTCTCATTTGTTTTACGCGGATCTTGCGCAGCATTTTACAGCTTCCGATACCTCCCGGGTGTGGGGCTGCGGTGATTTGCATTTGCAGAATTTCGGCACGTACAAAGCCGAAAATCGACTGGTCTATTTTGATATGAACGATTTTGACGAAGCCATGCTGCTCCCCATTACGTGGGAACTGAGCCGAATGCTGGTGAGCATCCACCTTGCCACCGAAGAACTGGACCTGGAAGAAAACGAATCCGCTACACTCATCCGGGCTTTTCTGGACAGCTATACCAAAACACTCGCTACCGGAAAACCCATTGATATTGAGCGTCGTACTGCCACAGGTATGTTACAGGTATTCATGGAAAAACTGGAAAAGCGCCGCCGCAAAGACCTCATCAAAGAGCGAACCGTCAAGGTAGACAGTGACCGAAAGCTGAATGTCGATAACGAAAAAGTGATCGGATTATCGCCGGAGCGTAAAGCCGCAGTGGAGACAATGGTGATGGATTGGCAACAACAACACCCCAATCCGTTCTTCAAGCGCATCTGTGACGTAGGCCTTCGGGTAACGGGTACGGCAAGTTTAGGACTGGAACGCTATGTATTGTTGGTCGAAAGTCCCAATGAAAAACTGTATTTGCTTGACTTGAAGGAAGCCCGTCATTCGGTGCTGAAGCCTTATATTCAATTAGATCAACCCTTTTGGCCAACGGAAGCGCAGCGCATCGTGGAAATCCAGCGACGGGTCAATAATGTCCTGCCGACGCTGTTCAATTCCATCACTTACGGTCCTAAATCCTACGTTTTGAAGGAACTGCAACCCGAGCAGGACAAGTTTGATTTTAACGAGTGGGACGGTGAATTGGAAACCTTGGAAACCCTGATACGCACCATGGGTACGTTGACCGCCTCGGGGCATTTGCGCAGTGCGGGCCGCCAAGGTTCTTCCATTGCCGATGAGCTCATTGCCTTTGCGCAGGAGTCGAAATGGCAGCAGGAGTTAATCTTCTATTGCCAAGCCTATCCTACCAAAGTGCATCAGGACTATTTTGATTTTTGCGAAGCTTACGAAGAAGGCTTTTTTGAAGAATAA
- a CDS encoding DUF5686 and carboxypeptidase regulatory-like domain-containing protein: protein MAVYRVLFLLLWGASAFAGGIKGVVKTAKGEPLAYAAIAVKGTNLGTMANADGRYELALSPGRHEIVFQYLGFKSLGKVIEVAGDFQTLDATLEEQALDIHEVKIGSKSEDPAYTIMRRAIAKARFHALQVSSYSARAYIKTTGVITNIPFFLEKTLKKEGVEEGRPILNESVNEITFRQPNNYRQRVISTRNSMDNSAPSPNAFVLASFYDPTVGDAVSPLSPKAFGYYKFEYEGSFREGDLEVNRIKVIPRSYGEGVFKGQIYIIENTWAIHSLNLQTTVQSFDVDVKQVFTPVQQVWMPTNLQFRFGGSMMGFTGEFKYIISMTYKNLAVNPAFKESVTVLDEKFEQPANDLAKKDLRTKKLNELAKQQKEVSTKQMRRIMKEYEKQERQERKAQKEDLNVVRNDSIIVDSMANKRSDTFWNEIRTIPLTEIETKSYRHSDSLRIVKQIAFKADSSKAKKDSTKVNFISLLTGRSFKLSKKWVLDYEGPFQLQNATYNTVDGYVLESSFNFKRKFNRTDTYYVKPLVRYAFGRQAVSGTVTTGWNGRRRGISLTGGRYVSQFNADNPITANMNTTATLWFEHNFMKLYEKDFGRLSFNYARLADVFSISGNLEYGRRYELSNLENARPWIRWNQFEFTPNAPFNQEYSNKLAAKESYYRFETHDALTLNVSLTWRPGQQYSILNGRKRYLNNKNPSVILKYSKGIPNIANSAVDYDLAELSLKQDVQTGVRSELHYTLSAGAFLNNRSLYFMDYKHFMGNQAFVQYGDAFSQFRALNYYRYSTSERFLEAHVVNESRRLLLTRIPLVRLAGLKENLMVHYLLTPTLPHYTELGYGLDGLIPGFPFFRAEAVAVFQDFKYQRTVFRIGTTLKFGGQ, encoded by the coding sequence ATGGCCGTTTATAGAGTACTGTTTCTTTTACTATGGGGGGCTTCTGCGTTTGCCGGCGGCATCAAAGGCGTTGTAAAAACCGCTAAAGGCGAGCCGCTTGCCTACGCCGCCATAGCCGTAAAAGGGACCAATCTGGGCACTATGGCCAACGCCGACGGCCGCTACGAACTTGCTTTGTCCCCCGGGCGACATGAAATTGTCTTTCAATACCTGGGCTTTAAGAGCCTTGGTAAAGTTATTGAAGTAGCGGGTGACTTTCAAACACTGGACGCAACCCTGGAAGAACAGGCGCTCGACATCCATGAAGTCAAAATAGGCTCCAAAAGCGAAGACCCCGCTTATACCATCATGCGGCGCGCCATTGCCAAAGCACGTTTTCATGCCTTACAGGTCAGCTCCTACAGCGCTCGTGCGTACATCAAAACCACCGGCGTCATCACCAATATTCCTTTTTTTCTCGAAAAGACCCTTAAAAAAGAAGGCGTCGAAGAAGGCCGCCCGATCTTAAATGAAAGCGTGAATGAAATCACCTTTCGGCAACCGAACAATTATCGACAACGGGTTATTTCTACCCGTAACAGCATGGATAACAGCGCTCCCAGCCCCAATGCCTTTGTGCTGGCAAGTTTCTATGACCCTACCGTCGGTGATGCCGTTTCTCCACTGTCGCCCAAGGCATTCGGTTATTATAAATTTGAATACGAAGGCTCGTTTCGGGAAGGTGATCTGGAAGTAAACCGCATCAAAGTGATTCCGCGCTCGTACGGCGAAGGGGTGTTCAAAGGACAAATTTACATCATCGAAAATACCTGGGCCATTCACAGCCTTAACCTTCAAACCACGGTACAGAGCTTCGACGTAGACGTAAAACAGGTCTTTACACCGGTGCAGCAGGTGTGGATGCCGACCAACCTGCAGTTTCGATTCGGCGGCTCCATGATGGGATTTACGGGCGAATTCAAATACATCATTTCGATGACCTACAAAAACCTCGCGGTCAATCCTGCCTTCAAAGAGTCAGTCACGGTGTTGGACGAAAAATTTGAACAGCCCGCCAACGACCTGGCCAAAAAAGACCTGCGGACCAAGAAACTCAACGAGCTGGCCAAGCAGCAGAAAGAGGTTTCGACCAAGCAGATGCGCAGGATCATGAAGGAGTATGAAAAGCAGGAACGGCAGGAGCGCAAAGCCCAAAAAGAAGATCTGAATGTGGTTCGCAATGACTCCATCATCGTAGACTCCATGGCCAACAAACGCAGTGATACATTCTGGAACGAAATTCGTACGATTCCGCTCACCGAAATCGAAACCAAAAGCTACAGGCACTCCGACAGTCTCAGAATTGTGAAGCAAATCGCATTCAAAGCCGACAGTTCCAAAGCTAAAAAAGATTCGACCAAGGTCAATTTCATCAGCCTCCTGACGGGGCGGTCGTTCAAACTTTCCAAGAAATGGGTGTTGGATTATGAAGGACCATTTCAACTCCAAAATGCTACCTACAACACCGTGGACGGCTATGTACTGGAAAGCAGTTTTAACTTCAAACGGAAATTCAATCGTACCGACACCTATTATGTCAAACCTCTGGTGCGTTATGCATTTGGCCGTCAGGCCGTTTCGGGCACGGTGACCACCGGGTGGAACGGACGCCGACGCGGCATTTCACTGACAGGCGGACGGTACGTTTCCCAATTCAACGCCGACAACCCCATCACTGCCAACATGAATACCACGGCTACGTTGTGGTTTGAGCACAACTTCATGAAGCTCTACGAGAAGGATTTCGGGAGATTATCGTTCAACTACGCCCGTTTGGCCGATGTGTTCAGCATCAGCGGAAACCTGGAGTATGGCCGGCGTTACGAATTATCCAATCTTGAAAATGCCCGTCCGTGGATTCGCTGGAATCAGTTTGAATTTACCCCCAACGCTCCCTTCAACCAAGAGTACAGCAATAAATTGGCGGCGAAAGAGTCGTATTATCGTTTTGAAACCCACGATGCCCTCACGTTGAATGTCTCTTTGACGTGGCGGCCCGGCCAACAATACAGTATTCTTAACGGCCGCAAACGCTACCTGAACAATAAGAATCCATCGGTTATTTTGAAATACTCAAAGGGCATCCCAAACATCGCCAACAGCGCAGTGGATTATGATCTGGCAGAACTGAGCCTAAAACAGGACGTTCAGACGGGCGTACGAAGTGAGTTGCATTATACCTTATCGGCAGGCGCTTTTCTCAACAATCGCAGCCTGTATTTTATGGATTATAAGCATTTTATGGGCAATCAGGCCTTTGTGCAGTACGGTGATGCCTTCTCTCAATTTCGGGCGTTGAACTATTATCGTTACAGTACATCCGAGCGTTTTCTGGAAGCACATGTCGTCAACGAATCTCGCCGCCTGCTGCTGACGCGCATTCCGTTGGTACGCCTGGCGGGTTTGAAAGAGAATCTGATGGTACATTACCTGCTCACGCCCACCCTCCCCCACTATACCGAGCTCGGCTACGGGTTGGATGGCTTAATACCGGGCTTTCCCTTTTTCAGGGCGGAAGCCGTGGCGGTATTTCAGGATTTCAAGTACCAACGCACCGTTTTTCGCATAGGCACGACGTTGAAGTTTGGCGGACAGTAG